One uncultured Carboxylicivirga sp. genomic window, ACAAATGAATCTAAAGAATAATTGCTTTTTTCGAGATCGCCATGAATAATTAATGATGACATTGCTGTTCCATGCATTCTTTCGGAAGCTAGATAAGCTTTACCATACTCTTCTGGATCATCTATTATTAGCCTTTCTTTTAATACATCATGATTTGAATAAGGATAACCATCTAAAATTGCTACTAATGGCTCTTTCTTTGGCAATGGTCCTAATTCATTTACCTTTATGCCCCCAGAGACGCTATCGTCTTCAATGCTCTTATCTGCTATCATTTGAGCTAACGGCCTAAAAAACATAATATAATCAGACCTAATTAACTCTATATCTGGATCTATAATAATTTCTTCAATTGTTTTCGCTGGTAATTCAACCAATAATGCGTGATATCCAATTTCTTTTAATTCACAATAATCTAATATTTTACCACCAAGTTCAACTACAAGCAACGCTACTCTTTCATAACTTTCACGATTCTTCCCATCATTATTCCTATCCCAAAGTTCAATTTCAAATTTTATTGATGCTAAAGGATCATATCGAAGGTTTTCTTTCCAGATATCAATTATTCCTGTTTCAAGTAACCGATCCTCGACACCCCATCTTCTTACCTCTTTTAGATGCCAAAAAACCTCTTTAAACTTAGCATAACCCTTAAACTTACCAGATCTAAAATTAAGGTCTGGTTCATCTTTTATCCTATTCCATAATGATAACATTTCTTCCAAGGCCCTCTGATTTGACATCAACATGTATAGTGTTCCTGACAAATCTTTATTTTCATCCTTCTTACTAAAAAAATCTTCATCAGGAGATATACCTTCAATATCAACTTCACCCATCCACTCCAAACCTTGAATCTTCGCTACTGCTTTTGCAAACTCGGCAACTGAGCCTATTGTTTTTATTACAATTACTTGCTCTGGATCAATTCCAACAGTTGAATCTTGTATTTCCACTCTTCTACTCTCAAAAGCTTTATTAAGCTCACGAAACATAGGCACTACTCTCTCTATTTGCCTATCACGAGATGGATAATGAACACTGGGTATAAAAGGAAGTCTTGACTCGCTCTCGGAAATAGTTGGTTTTGGGAATAAAATTAGGGGATGTTTGGCCATAATGTTCAGACTTTATTATGTGACAACTTTCTCTGTTCTCGTATCCCAAAGGCTCAATTCTTGCTTCACAATTTCCTTAAGGATCTGATCAGGTTTATTAAGTATGTATTTCCTTAATATTGTTAATGCAAAATCCTCTATTTCAGAGTAATTAGCACCATAAAGTCTTTTAGCTAAAGTTAAAGGTGAATATCCAAATTGCATTGAATATCGAGATTCAAACCCAACAATCCATTCTTCAATTCTCTCTCTTGTAGGTTGAGGAAGGTTAACTCTTGCTTGAAACCGCCTCCAAACAGCTCTATCAAGTAATTCTGGATGATTTGTTGCTCCAATTACAAAAACATGAGATGGTAATCTATCAATTTGTAAAAGTAATGAACTTACAACTCTTTTAATTTCACCTGTCTCATGTGTATCACCTCTTTCCTTCCCTAATGTCTCAAACTCATCAAAAAACAACACACATTGTCTTGTACGAACATACTCAAATAACTTATTTAACCTAGAAGCTGTTTCTCCAAGGTAAGTACCGATAATAGATTCATATCTTACAACATAAAGAGGAATCATGAGTGAGTTGGCTATTACTTCTGCTAGTGAAGTTTTACCATTTCCTGGAGGCCCGATCAAAAGAATTCTATTTCGTGGTTCTAAATTATAGGACCTTAATAGATCAACACGAAACTGCTCTTTAATTATTTCTTCACAAATTATTTTCACATCTTTCGGAAGAATGATGTCTGTAAAAGTCTTTCTAGGCACAACTTCAGTTACAAAACTTTCAATTCGTCCCTCCAAAATCGAAGGTTTATTAAATGTTTGCCTATTTTCAGTAGAACTTAAAACCTCCTCTAAATCTTTTGCTAGAACAACATGATTCTTTTTTCGTTCTTCAGCAATTATCGCCTCAGCAACTTTTCGAAACATACTTTTATTATCCGAAATTCCATGTTTAATTAAATTCAATAATAAATCTGCTCTAGCCATTCGTTTGTAATCTTTAAGTAATCAAATATACACAAAATGATCAGACAATATGATTTTACAAAGGATTACAGAAACACACAAATTAAGTTTCTTCAGAAATCTATTAAATACCCACCCGTAGGCATATGGTAGGCATATTTAACCAGATATAATGCCTATAGATCTGATTTTATGCTTGTTGCGATTTTTAGATGCGGAGAGAGGGGGATTCGAACCCCCGGTACCCTTACGAGTACACAAACTTTCCAGGCTTGCACAATCGACCACTCTGTCATCTCTCCAATAATATTCAAATATAGAAACTTATTCTTAACAATTAAGTTCACCATATAAAATAAAAAATCCCGAAATTATCGGGATCATTTATGCACGGGAGGAGCGACTCGAACGCCCGACACCTGGTTTTGGAGACCAGTGCTCTACCAACTGAGCTACACCCGTAAATACTAATGTTTCGGCATTGGCTTTCGTAATGCGGATGCAAAAATAGGACAAAATCTGATATTTCAAATTCTTTGTTAAAAAAATTATTATTACTGCGTCATTCACCTTGAAAACGGCTTAAACATTGTCGTTCCGGCCATTTGATTGTATCTTAGCACAATATTTAAAAAACACTCGAAAAAAAACAGTAATGAGAAAAATTCTGATTATAAGTCTCAGCGCACTTTTATTTGCCTGTAACCCACTGGCTAAACTACCCAATCTTCAATCCAGTGCCGATGAAGCTTTTAATAATAAAGATTTTCAAAATTCTTACTCTCTATACAAGCAATACATTCAACTTGCCACATCAAACGGAGCCGAAGTTAGTGATCAAATCTATCACAACCTGGCTAAATCTTCAGGCAAATTGAGTAAAATTGATGAAGCAATTGAGATTTACTCTTCCTTACTGAAGAAGAACGAAGATGCAGCTTTATTAAGCGAATTTGCACAATTACTGCAGGACAATAACCGTGTTAAAGACGAAATTGAACTCTGGAATAAAACTGAAAACGAAACGCTGCAATCCAAAAAATTGGATCGTTTAATTTCTCTTTATACCAAAACAGAAAGTTACGATGCACTTATTGAAGTTGTTGCCAACAAAGGGGAAGCCAAATTAAGCAAAGAGTCTACCATGCTTTATATCACCGCACTTGAAAAAAGTGATAACAAGATTGAAGCTGCCAAGGTTTGTAATCAACTGGTGAAAGAACAGGCAGACTACGTTCCGGCATTAGAGTGGAAAGGAAAATACTATTACGAAAAAGCGGAAGCCCGTTACAAAGCAGAAATGGCTGAATACAATAAGAATAAGAACGCCACTACTTATGCATACCTGCTTCGTGATTTGAAAAAGGTTTCAGCTGATTTCCGAATTGCCCGTGATACGTTTGAGACACTACATGAAATGACCCCGAATGACAAATCATATATTAAATATTTAAAGAACTGCTATTTGAGACTGGAACAAAAAGCAGAAGCCGCAAAGATGGATCGTTTACTAAAGTAAAAATAACACAGTATAAACCAGAAACCGAAGTCTCTAAGCTTCGGTTTTTTTATAAAAAGTTTTTATTGACATACTCCTGAAATCGGTCTTTATACTGATCGCTCACCGGAATATATTGGTCTCGGTCATACACAATTCTATTTCGTTCAATTGTAGTTATATGATTAAGATTGACAATAAAGGAACGGTGTACACGCATAAATGAGTTTTGTGGCAAACGCTGTTCAAGATTCTTCATGCTTATTAATGACATCACAGGCTTCTCCCCCTTCAGATGTATTCGAACATACTCGCGCATGGCCTCAATATATAAGATGTTTTCAAACCGGATACGCATCAGTTTATACTCCGACTTAATAAATAAGAAATCATCATCTCCTCCAATTGTATCCTTCACATCATGTTTTAATTGATAATATTCGAGAGCCTTATTGGAAGCCTTTAAAAAGTCGGAATAATCAATGGGTTTAAGAAGGTAATCTATTGCATTAACCTTAAATCCTTCTAAAGCATATTCAGAATACGCTGTTGTAAAAACAACCATGGGAGGGTTTTCCAGAGCTTTTACCAGCTCCATCCCGTTTAATTCGGGCATATTAATATCAATAAACATCACATCAACCTGATGCTTCTTTAAAAAATCCATTGCCTCAAACGCACGCGAACAAGATCCCTCTAATTGTAAAAAGGGTGTTTTTATAACATAAGCAATCAGTTGCTTTAATGCCAACGGTTCATCATCTATCACTAAGCTTCTCAGTTGCATTTATTGGAATAATAAGGTTTACACAATATTCATCATTAATGGTTGTTTCGGTTAATTCAAAATTATCGCCATAAAGCAATTTAAGTCGCTGTAAAGAATTTACAAGTCCCACGCCGGATGATTTAAATGCCTGTGGATCCGATACCGGATGATTGCTGTTACAGATTCTGAATTGCAATGCCTGCTCATTGAGAATTCTCAATTCAACATGGATATATGACGATCCGTTAGGATTGATTCCATGCTTAAAGGCATTTTCAATGTACGATACAAAAAGGAAGGCCGGTATAGTAAAATCTTTATCTATTTCGGGATAATCACCTGATATGAATACTTTATCTTCGGGATAACGAATACCCATCAGTTGCAAAAAGCTTTTGGTAAATTCTATTTCTTTTTTGATGGTAGTATAACCCTTATCTGACTCATACAGAAGATAGCGCATCATACGCGACAAACGAATGATAGAACTCTGGGCAGCAGTTTTATCCAAATCAACCAGAGCATGAATATTATTCAAAGTATTCATGAAAAAATGCGGACTGATCTGATGCTTTAAAAAATCGAGTTCTGTTTTTAATTGTTGCTTTTCCAGCTCCATCCTTTGCTTCTCCTCGTGTGTTAATCGACCAACAGCATAAATGGCATCAAACAATCCCAACATAAGAAAAGCTGTAATAAAATTACCGGCTAAACGAACAAATAAGGGGCGACCGGGAAAGGGCTGGTTTTGTAATTGCTGCAGCCCTTCTCTCTGAGGAGGCATCTGACCGCGATCCATCTCTGGATTCTGCCCCATGGGTGGTCGCCTCTGGTTTAATGGGATTGGTCCCTCCAATCGAACACCAAACAAGGTAATTTTTTCAGAAACACTGGTACTTACAGCAAAGCTTATAAATCCAGCCAATACAGCTGTAACAATCAAATAATAAGGATACCTTCCTTTCTTAAAGAGGTATGGAACCAACACAAATGCGTTCAAAAGAAAGAACAATAAAAAAGGAATAATCCTGAACCATTCGAATAGTAATCGTCCCCAATAATGATTGGATACATCAGGAACAAATAACGACGGTGTATACAAGACTCCTACCCATAATATTGAATAGATAACCGGCAATAAGTATTTAGGTCTGTTTTTAAACACGGTAATTCTTTTGGTGAAACGAATATAAGTTAATTAATCCCGTAATCTATAAAAACAATAATGGAATCCTAATCAATGGATCTGACACATCGTACGTAATTTTTAACTCTGATGGCATCTCCTTGTGGTCCGTGACCATAAGGATACAAGTCAGCACTTCCTTCTTTTGGATCACTTCGCTGACAACCGGCCCCATGCACATCCATCCAAACACCATTAAAGTAACCCAATCCTCTTCCAAATGAAATATAAACTGCATTGCTTGCCTCATTAAGAAAATTGTAATGTGTTGTGCTACTCCAGTAATAACCAAAATCATCGTCGCCACCTTCATTTACAATTGATGTGCATGTAAACATTGGATCAATAGCGGCCGATTGTGTAGCATCCGGAGCCCGACTATAATCAACAATACTCTGCAACTCCTTTGCTGTTGGTAATCGCCAATCGGTATGTTCAGCATAATCCAGCTCTTCTGCAAAGTTAAGTGCATCTTCCCAATCGATTGCCACTCCATTATCATTTTTCATCCACATCAAACCGGTAGCTTCATCTGAGATAGTACCATCTTCGTTATCCTTCAATTGATTGATTCCGTAATAGTTGTTACCTCTTACAAAAAGTACATAAAATGTTTTAGCTGATCTTCCGGGCATTGCTCCTGTTGGATAGCCTTTTATTCTACCATCCGCAAAATTAACTCCAAACATCAGATTACCACCTCCAAAGGCTGATCCTCCAACATCCAATGTGCTTGTAGCAAATTGAGAATCAATCAATCGATCACCATCTTCTTCTCTTCCATAGGAAAAAACAAAGTAACTATCATCGATAAAAGGCTGCAGGCCATCTGTAGAAGAACTTTCGTAACCACTGGGGTCGGTTCCATTAAACTGTATTAAAGAGTATAGCTCTTTGATGGTCGGCATACGCCAGTCGGTATAACCAGCCAGTTCAATCGAAGACAATAAACTAATGGCTTCATCATATGTCATCTTTTCACCCGGATCCTGTTGCCACATCAGGCCGGTGACTTTATCAGTTATGGTTCCATCCTGATTGTCGACGTAATCAGGAGCATTTTGTGTATAACAAGCATCCTGACCATAGAAATCATCACCTTGTTCAGGTTCTGAGATCTCTGAATAATTATTATAGAAAGTCTTTTGTCCTGTTCCGACAATTGTAAAGGAATAGTTGCTTGTTGCGATTTCTACACCTTCATCATCCGCATTAATCTCCTGAACCTGACAGGAACACCAACTGACAACCAATAGTATTGTCATAATTGGCAAAGTCGAAAGTATCATTCTTTTTTTCATGTCTTTAATTTTAATGTAATACCAAGTTATTGGCTAACATTGTCCATTCAAAAAGAAATCAATGGATCAGAAGATTCTATCTACGGATCAGGAAATATTTAATACGGTATAATCTACTCATCTTTCTCACTCATACTTCTAGCCTGCTTCAACAGTTTATTACTAACACCGGCAATATTGTAAAATAAACGTAATTGCTGACGTTCCTGCTGATTTTTTAAGTCATCGATACGATCGCGCATCATCATCAACAATTCTTTTAACGAATGTTTATCCACATCTTCCTTCCCTTCAATAATATCGGCTGCACGATGTAAAGCTTCATTAATCTGAATGGCAAACTCCTTGTATCCTTCCACTATCAGAGGATCTGTGTCACGACGGGCACCAAACGCAGATATATAAGAAACAAGCGCATGATTCAGATAGGTCAGAGTAAAAGCTTGTTCGAGTAAAAAGCGTTGTTTTTTAGGTTCAAGTCGCATACTCTGCCATGAAAGTGTTAACTGATTATCAGCTTTATGTGCTTCACGACGGGCCACACGATAATCGTAATCATCCACACCTTCATTGGGTTTATGAGCCTTAACCACTGTAGAAAAATAAATGGCATTACTTCGAAGCGCATTGGACAATAACCCCGGTAATCGACGATATTGCCAGTCGGGCCAAAGAATACGAATGGAAAGAATGGCCAGTGCAGCACCAATAATAGTGTCAAGCATTCGTGGAAACATAACGGCAATACCCGAATCGGTGATAAGGTTATTACTCGATAGCACATAAATGGTAATA contains:
- a CDS encoding DUF1566 domain-containing protein translates to MKKRMILSTLPIMTILLVVSWCSCQVQEINADDEGVEIATSNYSFTIVGTGQKTFYNNYSEISEPEQGDDFYGQDACYTQNAPDYVDNQDGTITDKVTGLMWQQDPGEKMTYDEAISLLSSIELAGYTDWRMPTIKELYSLIQFNGTDPSGYESSSTDGLQPFIDDSYFVFSYGREEDGDRLIDSQFATSTLDVGGSAFGGGNLMFGVNFADGRIKGYPTGAMPGRSAKTFYVLFVRGNNYYGINQLKDNEDGTISDEATGLMWMKNDNGVAIDWEDALNFAEELDYAEHTDWRLPTAKELQSIVDYSRAPDATQSAAIDPMFTCTSIVNEGGDDDFGYYWSSTTHYNFLNEASNAVYISFGRGLGYFNGVWMDVHGAGCQRSDPKEGSADLYPYGHGPQGDAIRVKNYVRCVRSID
- a CDS encoding LytTR family DNA-binding domain-containing protein; protein product: MQLRSLVIDDEPLALKQLIAYVIKTPFLQLEGSCSRAFEAMDFLKKHQVDVMFIDINMPELNGMELVKALENPPMVVFTTAYSEYALEGFKVNAIDYLLKPIDYSDFLKASNKALEYYQLKHDVKDTIGGDDDFLFIKSEYKLMRIRFENILYIEAMREYVRIHLKGEKPVMSLISMKNLEQRLPQNSFMRVHRSFIVNLNHITTIERNRIVYDRDQYIPVSDQYKDRFQEYVNKNFL
- a CDS encoding sensor histidine kinase — its product is MFKNRPKYLLPVIYSILWVGVLYTPSLFVPDVSNHYWGRLLFEWFRIIPFLLFFLLNAFVLVPYLFKKGRYPYYLIVTAVLAGFISFAVSTSVSEKITLFGVRLEGPIPLNQRRPPMGQNPEMDRGQMPPQREGLQQLQNQPFPGRPLFVRLAGNFITAFLMLGLFDAIYAVGRLTHEEKQRMELEKQQLKTELDFLKHQISPHFFMNTLNNIHALVDLDKTAAQSSIIRLSRMMRYLLYESDKGYTTIKKEIEFTKSFLQLMGIRYPEDKVFISGDYPEIDKDFTIPAFLFVSYIENAFKHGINPNGSSYIHVELRILNEQALQFRICNSNHPVSDPQAFKSSGVGLVNSLQRLKLLYGDNFELTETTINDEYCVNLIIPINATEKLSDR
- a CDS encoding ATP-binding protein, producing MARADLLLNLIKHGISDNKSMFRKVAEAIIAEERKKNHVVLAKDLEEVLSSTENRQTFNKPSILEGRIESFVTEVVPRKTFTDIILPKDVKIICEEIIKEQFRVDLLRSYNLEPRNRILLIGPPGNGKTSLAEVIANSLMIPLYVVRYESIIGTYLGETASRLNKLFEYVRTRQCVLFFDEFETLGKERGDTHETGEIKRVVSSLLLQIDRLPSHVFVIGATNHPELLDRAVWRRFQARVNLPQPTRERIEEWIVGFESRYSMQFGYSPLTLAKRLYGANYSEIEDFALTILRKYILNKPDQILKEIVKQELSLWDTRTEKVVT